A genomic segment from Dechloromonas denitrificans encodes:
- a CDS encoding peroxiredoxin gives MAVLVGKQAPDFTATAVYGNNEIKDLKLSDFKGKPVVLFFYPLDFTFVCPSELIAFDHRLAEFKERGVEVIGVSIDSQFTHLAWKNTAIKDGGIGQVGYPLVADIKHDICRAYDVELEGAGVALRGSFLIDKNGVVMHQVVNMLPLGRNIDEMLRMVDALQFFEEHGEVCPAGWNKGKPGMVASTEGVAAYLSKNAKKL, from the coding sequence ATGGCCGTTCTCGTTGGTAAACAAGCCCCCGACTTCACCGCAACCGCTGTCTATGGCAACAATGAAATCAAGGACCTGAAGCTATCCGATTTCAAGGGCAAGCCGGTTGTCCTGTTCTTCTACCCGCTCGACTTCACCTTTGTCTGCCCGTCCGAACTGATCGCCTTCGATCATCGCCTGGCTGAATTCAAGGAACGCGGCGTCGAAGTCATCGGTGTTTCGATCGACTCCCAGTTCACCCACCTGGCCTGGAAGAACACCGCCATCAAGGACGGTGGTATCGGCCAGGTCGGCTACCCGCTGGTTGCCGACATCAAGCACGACATCTGCCGCGCTTACGACGTTGAACTCGAAGGCGCCGGTGTGGCTCTGCGTGGCTCGTTCCTGATCGACAAGAACGGCGTGGTCATGCACCAGGTCGTCAACATGCTGCCGCTCGGTCGCAACATCGACGAAATGCTGCGCATGGTCGACGCTCTCCAGTTCTTCGAAGAACACGGCGAAGTCTGCCCGGCAGGCTGGAACAAGGGCAAACCAGGGATGGTTGCCTCGACGGAAGGTGTTGCCGCCTATCTCTCGAAAAACGCCAAAAAGCTGTAA